A part of Pseudoalteromonas arctica A 37-1-2 genomic DNA contains:
- the mgtE gene encoding magnesium transporter, which produces MPEAFEQDYPLQQLKQVTKSLNSGQFVQVRRMLAKTAPCDTALLLESSPHKIRRLLWQLVDPDVQGDVLEELSEDVRLGIIAQMEPKHIAAATEDMGHDDLGEVLRSLPDTVYKDVVSAMDIQDRERATQALSYQERSAGALMNTDTVTIRPDVTLDVVLRYIRLRGELPEGTDDLYVVDKHNCFIGALSLSTLLTNPPEKIVRDLMDEDCESIPISMDESEVAQLFERHNWISAPVVDDNDQLLGRVTIDDIVDVIREDAEHSLLGLAGLDDEEDTFAPVLKSSKKRSVWLGVNLLTALAAAFVASFFEGTLDVLPILAVLNGIVPSMGGVAGSQSLTLVIRGIAVGHINQTNQRFLMMKELAIGALNGVLWSLLIAGVIALWQWDFMLGGVLAFAMFMNLVVAGVAGASIPIILKRMNIDPALAGSVVLTTVTDIVGIFAFLGTATWLLV; this is translated from the coding sequence ATGCCTGAAGCTTTTGAACAAGATTACCCACTACAGCAACTAAAACAGGTGACTAAGTCACTCAATAGTGGTCAATTTGTTCAAGTTAGGCGCATGCTCGCAAAAACAGCTCCTTGTGATACCGCATTATTATTAGAATCATCACCACATAAAATTCGCCGACTCCTTTGGCAGTTGGTTGATCCTGATGTGCAAGGTGATGTTCTTGAAGAACTCTCAGAAGATGTTCGTTTAGGCATTATTGCCCAAATGGAACCTAAGCACATTGCAGCCGCAACAGAAGATATGGGCCACGATGACTTAGGTGAAGTATTACGTAGTCTGCCAGACACCGTCTATAAAGACGTTGTTAGCGCGATGGACATTCAAGACCGTGAACGTGCAACACAAGCACTTTCGTATCAAGAGCGTTCTGCTGGCGCGCTAATGAACACCGATACGGTGACCATTCGCCCTGACGTTACGCTTGATGTTGTACTTAGATATATTAGGCTACGTGGCGAGTTACCAGAAGGTACCGATGACTTGTACGTTGTTGATAAGCATAACTGCTTTATAGGCGCTTTATCGCTAAGTACATTATTAACTAACCCGCCAGAAAAAATTGTTCGCGATTTAATGGATGAAGATTGTGAATCAATTCCAATCTCAATGGATGAAAGTGAAGTCGCGCAATTATTTGAACGTCATAATTGGATATCGGCCCCCGTAGTTGATGATAACGATCAGCTCCTTGGTCGTGTCACTATCGATGACATCGTTGACGTAATCCGAGAAGATGCTGAGCATAGTTTATTGGGCTTAGCCGGCCTTGATGATGAAGAAGATACCTTTGCGCCAGTACTAAAAAGCTCTAAAAAACGCTCAGTTTGGTTAGGTGTCAACTTACTAACTGCACTTGCAGCTGCTTTTGTAGCTAGCTTTTTTGAAGGCACTTTAGATGTTTTACCTATTTTAGCTGTACTTAACGGTATTGTCCCTTCTATGGGCGGTGTTGCAGGTAGCCAATCATTAACGCTTGTTATTCGTGGTATTGCGGTAGGTCATATAAATCAAACAAACCAACGTTTCTTGATGATGAAAGAGCTTGCTATTGGCGCGTTAAACGGTGTTTTGTGGTCGTTGTTAATAGCAGGTGTTATTGCCCTATGGCAGTGGGACTTTATGCTTGGTGGCGTACTCGCCTTCGCTATGTTTATGAACTTAGTGGTGGCAGGTGTTGCTGGTGCGAGTATCCCTATTATTCTTAAAAGAATGAATATAGACCCAGCACTTGCAGGGAGTGTGGTGCTAACCACGGTGACAGATATTGTGGGTATATTCGCCTTTTTAGGTACTGCTACTTGGTTGCTGGTTTAA
- a CDS encoding HPr family phosphocarrier protein, protein MHCEDTFLIKNKLGLHARAATVLAQLAVQFDATITLFQDDKEAAGDSVLALMLLESSQGKEVKVVCKGPDSEQALHAVGELIAQRFNEQE, encoded by the coding sequence ATGCATTGTGAAGACACTTTTTTAATAAAAAACAAATTAGGATTGCACGCCAGAGCAGCCACCGTGCTTGCCCAATTGGCAGTGCAGTTTGATGCGACAATTACATTATTTCAAGATGACAAAGAAGCTGCAGGCGATAGCGTACTTGCACTAATGTTACTTGAAAGTAGCCAAGGCAAAGAAGTAAAAGTTGTATGTAAAGGCCCCGATTCTGAGCAAGCTTTACATGCTGTTGGAGAATTAATAGCACAACGTTTTAATGAACAAGAATAA
- the rapZ gene encoding RNase adapter RapZ has translation MELIIISGRSGSGKSVALRVVEDLGYYCVDNIPVNLLPSLVRSVSDSYDKIAVSIDVRNIPKQQDEFNDILEYLPGFAKPTLFYLDSDDQTLIKRFSETRRLHPLSIDSLPLDLAIKKEKELLDVLITRADFMIDTTDLSVHQLAESIREKILGKKDKQLIVTFESFGFKYGIPKEADYVFDARFLPNPHWEPELKPLNGLDQPVKDYLANHSIVQKFTWQIQTFVQTWLPHLERNNRSYLTIAIGCTGGQHRSVYLAQTIGESFAMTHPNVKIRHREQEK, from the coding sequence ATGGAGTTAATTATCATAAGCGGCCGTTCTGGTTCTGGAAAGTCGGTTGCTTTACGCGTTGTAGAAGATTTAGGTTATTATTGCGTAGATAATATTCCAGTTAACTTGCTTCCTTCATTAGTTCGCAGTGTGTCTGATAGCTACGATAAAATTGCTGTTAGCATTGATGTGCGTAACATCCCTAAACAACAAGATGAATTTAACGATATTCTTGAATACTTGCCTGGCTTTGCAAAACCTACGTTATTTTATTTAGATAGCGACGATCAAACATTGATCAAACGTTTTTCTGAAACTCGTAGATTACACCCACTATCAATTGACTCGTTGCCTCTTGATTTAGCCATCAAAAAAGAAAAAGAATTACTTGATGTATTAATCACCCGCGCCGACTTTATGATAGACACGACTGATTTGAGTGTTCATCAACTTGCTGAATCTATTCGTGAAAAGATTTTAGGTAAAAAAGATAAGCAACTGATTGTCACGTTTGAATCGTTTGGTTTTAAATACGGTATACCAAAAGAAGCAGATTACGTATTTGATGCACGCTTTTTACCCAATCCACATTGGGAACCTGAATTAAAACCTTTAAATGGGTTAGATCAACCTGTTAAAGATTATTTGGCCAATCACAGCATAGTGCAAAAATTCACATGGCAAATTCAAACATTTGTACAAACATGGTTACCGCACTTAGAGCGAAATAACCGCAGTTATTTAACCATTGCTATTGGGTGTACAGGCGGACAACATCGCTCTGTATATTTAGCGCAAACTATTGGTGAAAGTTTTGCAATGACACATCCCAATGTGAAAATTCGCCATCGCGAACAAGAAAAATAA
- the ptsN gene encoding PTS IIA-like nitrogen regulatory protein PtsN — protein sequence MKLSSLICQDCSKAAVLFNSKKRILEFISELAHDKLPYLPQQDILNALMSREKLGSTGIGRGIAIPHGRMSGAEEPLALVLVSETPINFDAIDNRPVDIFVALIVPDGDNQQHLKTLATIADKLNNKDFCKQLRSAKSDTELYQVIVNQS from the coding sequence ATGAAATTAAGCTCACTTATATGCCAGGACTGCAGCAAAGCTGCGGTCCTTTTTAATAGCAAAAAAAGAATTTTAGAGTTCATTAGCGAACTTGCTCACGACAAACTTCCGTATTTACCGCAACAAGATATTCTTAATGCTTTAATGAGCAGAGAGAAACTCGGTAGTACAGGTATAGGGCGTGGCATTGCCATTCCTCATGGAAGAATGAGCGGTGCAGAAGAGCCTTTGGCTTTAGTACTCGTTAGCGAAACTCCAATAAATTTTGATGCAATCGATAATCGCCCTGTTGATATTTTCGTCGCACTCATCGTACCAGATGGCGATAACCAGCAGCACTTAAAGACTCTAGCAACCATTGCTGATAAACTAAACAACAAAGATTTTTGTAAACAGTTACGCAGTGCAAAATCAGATACTGAGCTTTACCAAGTTATTGTCAATCAATCATAG
- the hpf gene encoding ribosome hibernation promoting factor codes for MQLNLTGRHVELTDSLRDYINTKFAKLERHSDHINNVHVILDVEKLNQKAEATIHVSGAELFASTEHQDMYAAIDSLIDKLDRQVIKHKEKLARH; via the coding sequence ATGCAACTAAACTTAACTGGTCGTCACGTAGAATTAACCGATTCACTAAGAGACTATATTAATACCAAATTTGCGAAGCTAGAAAGACACTCTGATCATATTAATAATGTTCATGTCATTCTCGATGTAGAAAAATTAAATCAAAAAGCAGAAGCCACCATACACGTAAGCGGTGCTGAGCTATTTGCCTCTACAGAACATCAAGATATGTATGCCGCCATTGACTCGTTGATCGACAAGCTCGATCGACAAGTAATTAAACACAAAGAGAAGCTTGCTCGACACTAA
- a CDS encoding RNA polymerase factor sigma-54 has product MRQSLQLRMGQQLTMTPQLQQAIRLLQLSTLDLQQEIQEALDSNPLLEVEEADYSEDAAGKNEQKADTDDITVSASADDAPSEYEQDSGEALAKDTLSDDMAMDVSWDEYMSAAPAASSGPMPEDESIYQGASTETLHEYLMWQLQLTPFSPTDEAIAIAIVEAVDDSGILTLSCEEILESFNQENEDDNEVELDEIEAVLKRIQLFDPVGIAARSLQECLCIQLNQFDKETPYINETKMILTEHIDLLAARDYRTLMKKTKLKEEELKEVMTLIHTLSPKPADTIVREESEYVIPDVSVKKIKGRWVVELNPDSMPKIRVNSQYAAMSRTVKSSGDSQFIRSHLQEAKWFIKSLESRNDTLLKVTNCIVKQQQGFFEHGPEAMKPMVLNDVAEMVEMHESTISRVTTQKYMHTPRGIFELKYFFSSHVSTENGGECSSTAIRALIRKLIAAENSAKPLSDSKIADILAEQGIKVARRTIAKYRESLAIPPSNQRKSLI; this is encoded by the coding sequence ATGAGGCAATCACTACAGCTGCGCATGGGCCAGCAACTTACAATGACTCCACAGTTGCAACAAGCTATTCGTTTGTTGCAACTCAGTACATTGGATCTCCAGCAAGAAATACAAGAAGCTCTCGACAGCAACCCGCTATTAGAGGTTGAAGAAGCAGACTATTCCGAAGACGCTGCAGGTAAAAACGAGCAAAAAGCAGATACAGATGACATAACTGTTAGCGCATCTGCCGATGATGCTCCAAGCGAATATGAACAAGATAGTGGTGAAGCACTTGCAAAAGACACGCTAAGTGACGACATGGCTATGGATGTTAGTTGGGATGAGTACATGAGTGCCGCCCCAGCAGCATCATCGGGTCCGATGCCTGAAGACGAATCAATATACCAAGGTGCCTCTACTGAAACGCTCCATGAGTATTTAATGTGGCAGTTACAACTAACGCCATTTAGCCCTACAGACGAAGCTATTGCTATTGCTATTGTAGAAGCCGTCGATGATTCAGGTATTTTAACACTAAGCTGCGAAGAGATTTTAGAAAGCTTTAATCAAGAAAACGAAGATGATAACGAAGTCGAACTTGATGAAATTGAAGCTGTATTAAAACGCATCCAACTGTTTGATCCTGTTGGTATTGCTGCACGTAGTTTACAAGAGTGTTTGTGTATTCAGCTTAACCAGTTTGATAAAGAAACACCTTACATTAATGAAACAAAAATGATTTTAACCGAGCATATTGATTTATTAGCTGCTCGTGACTATCGTACATTAATGAAGAAAACTAAGCTCAAAGAAGAAGAGCTTAAAGAAGTAATGACATTAATACATACTCTTAGCCCTAAACCTGCAGATACTATTGTAAGAGAAGAATCTGAGTATGTTATTCCTGATGTGTCAGTTAAAAAAATTAAAGGCCGCTGGGTTGTTGAGTTAAACCCAGATAGCATGCCTAAAATTCGTGTTAATAGCCAATACGCGGCAATGTCTCGCACTGTAAAATCCAGTGGTGACAGCCAGTTTATTCGCTCGCATTTACAAGAAGCTAAATGGTTTATTAAAAGCTTAGAAAGTAGAAACGACACGCTATTAAAAGTAACAAATTGTATTGTTAAGCAACAACAAGGCTTTTTTGAACACGGTCCTGAAGCCATGAAACCAATGGTTTTAAATGATGTTGCTGAAATGGTAGAAATGCACGAATCAACAATTTCGCGCGTAACAACCCAAAAGTATATGCACACACCCCGTGGTATATTTGAGCTTAAATATTTTTTCTCAAGCCATGTAAGCACCGAAAACGGTGGTGAATGTTCATCTACAGCAATCCGTGCGCTTATCCGAAAATTAATCGCAGCAGAAAACTCAGCAAAACCATTGAGTGATAGCAAAATAGCGGATATATTGGCTGAGCAAGGAATTAAAGTAGCGAGACGTACAATCGCAAAATACCGCGAATCTCTGGCTATTCCACCGTCAAATCAACGTAAAAGTTTGATTTAA
- the lptB gene encoding LPS export ABC transporter ATP-binding protein, protein MSTLKAELLAKSYKGREVVKNVGLEVKAGSIVGLLGPNGAGKTTTFYMIVGLVPSDKGKISIDDNDITLLPMHSRARLGIGYLPQESSIFRKLTVYQNLMAILETRKELNKQAREDTLDKLLDEFSIQHIRDSQGMALSGGERRRVEIARALAADPKFILLDEPFAGVDPISVLDIKKIIEHLKNRGIGVLITDHNVRETLDVCEKAYIVSHGELIASGTPEHVLNDKTVRDVYLGEQFRL, encoded by the coding sequence ATGAGCACATTAAAAGCAGAGCTATTAGCAAAGAGCTATAAAGGCCGTGAAGTTGTAAAAAACGTCGGCCTTGAAGTCAAAGCTGGCAGTATTGTTGGCTTACTTGGCCCTAACGGCGCAGGTAAAACCACCACGTTTTATATGATAGTAGGACTTGTACCTAGCGACAAAGGTAAAATATCGATAGACGATAACGATATTACTCTTTTACCTATGCATAGTCGTGCTAGATTAGGCATTGGCTACTTACCGCAAGAGTCTTCAATATTCAGAAAGCTGACTGTTTATCAAAACTTAATGGCCATTTTAGAAACGCGCAAAGAGTTAAATAAACAAGCTAGAGAAGACACTCTCGATAAATTATTAGATGAATTTAGCATACAACACATTCGTGATAGCCAAGGTATGGCATTGTCGGGTGGCGAACGTCGTCGTGTGGAAATAGCACGTGCGCTGGCAGCAGATCCTAAATTTATATTACTAGATGAACCATTTGCAGGTGTTGACCCGATTTCGGTATTAGACATAAAGAAAATAATAGAACATCTCAAAAATCGTGGGATTGGTGTATTAATTACCGATCATAACGTAAGAGAAACCCTTGATGTTTGTGAAAAAGCCTACATTGTTTCTCATGGGGAGCTGATTGCATCAGGTACTCCAGAACACGTATTAAATGATAAAACAGTACGCGATGTTTACTTAGGCGAGCAATTTAGGCTGTAA
- the lptA gene encoding lipopolysaccharide transport periplasmic protein LptA — translation MTNKILKSLIIPTLILAFNSSAAEQNTQPTANQISISADKQEGQLKANVGIFEKNVEIIHGNRRITADRLEVHKRDELGDNKQLLIATGSPAHFEEKQSDGTTMSASADEVRYDVSKRFLTLVGNAQVSQAGQKINAKSITYDIEQQLISAEKDENSTDRVHTILVPIETKKSKKSDKGQP, via the coding sequence ATGACCAATAAAATATTAAAATCACTTATTATTCCTACACTTATACTAGCGTTTAATAGTAGTGCTGCCGAGCAAAACACGCAACCGACTGCAAATCAAATTTCAATAAGCGCCGATAAGCAAGAAGGTCAATTAAAAGCTAATGTCGGGATTTTTGAGAAAAATGTTGAAATTATTCACGGTAATCGCCGTATCACAGCCGACCGCTTAGAAGTACATAAACGCGATGAACTTGGTGATAATAAACAATTATTAATTGCTACAGGTAGCCCTGCGCACTTTGAAGAAAAGCAATCAGATGGCACGACTATGAGCGCCAGTGCTGACGAAGTACGTTATGATGTATCTAAGCGTTTTTTAACGCTTGTTGGTAATGCACAAGTATCGCAAGCGGGACAAAAAATAAATGCTAAAAGCATTACCTACGATATAGAGCAGCAGCTAATCAGTGCCGAAAAAGATGAAAACTCAACTGACCGCGTTCACACAATTTTAGTGCCAATCGAGACTAAAAAAAGTAAAAAAAGCGACAAAGGTCAACCATGA
- the lptC gene encoding LPS export ABC transporter periplasmic protein LptC, whose translation MNAARIILSVLFISCMVWLWYPYFTQTNIVPQTEPEVIAKPDYIAIELKQTAYDEQGKISHKVTAAKMELYQQLGFTFFEKPIFTLYNEKQTWQINADEATLYEDKQLILEGNVVAKNLTDNAMIDKINADNIQVDIKLLTMRSEQPVIITGPNLKITGKGLEADLKTEVIKLINHTRTIYYDQ comes from the coding sequence ATGAATGCAGCGCGCATAATATTAAGCGTTTTATTCATTAGCTGTATGGTTTGGCTTTGGTACCCTTATTTTACACAAACAAATATTGTGCCTCAGACTGAGCCTGAAGTTATTGCCAAGCCTGATTACATAGCCATTGAACTCAAACAAACAGCCTATGACGAACAAGGTAAAATTAGCCACAAAGTCACTGCGGCTAAAATGGAGCTATATCAACAATTAGGTTTTACGTTTTTTGAAAAACCTATTTTTACTTTATATAACGAAAAGCAAACGTGGCAAATAAATGCAGACGAAGCAACATTATACGAAGACAAACAATTAATTTTAGAAGGCAATGTGGTTGCCAAAAACTTAACCGATAACGCCATGATAGACAAAATCAATGCTGATAATATTCAGGTAGATATAAAGCTATTAACAATGCGTTCGGAGCAACCCGTTATCATCACTGGACCCAATTTAAAAATCACTGGTAAAGGCCTAGAAGCCGACTTAAAAACCGAAGTGATAAAACTAATTAACCATACGCGAACCATATATTATGACCAATAA
- the kdsC gene encoding 3-deoxy-manno-octulosonate-8-phosphatase KdsC, whose amino-acid sequence MQFEELYQPLSDDAKARAKKVKLLICDIDGVFSDGRIYLGNQGEELKAFNTKDGFGIKALINSGFEVAVITGRHSQIVQQRMSSLTVQHIYQGQENKLIAYQELKDKLNLSDEQIAYIGDDGPDMPVMELVGFAVAVNDAHPLIKRLSHYVTQMPGGFGAVRELTDLLMLENGKALTTQGTSS is encoded by the coding sequence ATGCAATTTGAAGAACTCTATCAACCGCTGAGCGATGATGCAAAAGCACGCGCTAAAAAAGTAAAGCTACTTATATGCGATATTGATGGTGTATTTTCTGATGGCCGTATTTATCTTGGTAATCAAGGTGAAGAGCTAAAAGCATTTAATACAAAAGATGGTTTTGGCATTAAAGCGCTTATAAACAGTGGCTTTGAAGTGGCTGTAATTACTGGTCGTCATTCACAAATAGTGCAACAACGTATGAGCAGCTTAACCGTACAGCATATTTATCAAGGCCAAGAAAATAAGCTCATTGCCTATCAAGAATTAAAAGACAAACTCAACCTTAGCGATGAACAAATTGCTTATATCGGTGATGATGGTCCTGACATGCCCGTTATGGAATTAGTCGGCTTTGCTGTTGCAGTAAATGATGCCCATCCACTTATTAAACGTTTATCACACTATGTAACGCAAATGCCTGGCGGCTTTGGTGCAGTAAGAGAGCTCACCGACTTACTTATGCTTGAAAATGGTAAAGCATTGACTACACAAGGCACTAGTTCATGA
- a CDS encoding KpsF/GutQ family sugar-phosphate isomerase yields the protein MATLNFIEQGLRVLDVERQALSDIAQYVDENFHNACQLMYDCEGRIIVIGMGKSGHIGNKIAATLASTGSPAFFVHPGEASHGDLGMITKNDVVMLISNSGETSEVLNIIPVLKRLGAKMIAMTGNTQSTMATLANVHVCIKVEKEACSLGLAPTSSTTATLAMGDAMAVALLEARGFTADDFALSHPGGSLGKRLLLTLKDVMHSGANTPIISVSQTVKDALIEMSAKGLGMTAIVDENQQLVGLFTDGDLRRILEQRIDIHTTQIDVVMTKSCTTATQDILAAEALNIMEHKRINGLIVVNEKNQPIGALNMQDLLKAGVL from the coding sequence ATGGCAACGCTAAATTTTATTGAACAAGGCCTTCGCGTTTTAGATGTTGAGCGCCAAGCACTTAGTGATATTGCACAATATGTAGATGAAAACTTTCATAACGCGTGCCAATTAATGTACGACTGCGAAGGCCGTATTATTGTCATTGGTATGGGTAAGTCAGGTCATATTGGCAATAAAATAGCGGCAACCCTTGCAAGTACTGGCAGTCCAGCATTTTTTGTTCACCCTGGTGAAGCAAGTCATGGTGATTTAGGTATGATCACTAAAAATGACGTGGTTATGCTTATTTCCAATTCAGGGGAGACCAGCGAAGTTTTAAATATCATTCCGGTTTTAAAACGACTTGGTGCCAAAATGATAGCGATGACTGGCAATACGCAATCAACCATGGCGACCCTTGCTAATGTACATGTGTGTATTAAAGTAGAAAAAGAAGCCTGTTCATTGGGTCTAGCTCCTACATCAAGTACCACTGCAACGCTTGCGATGGGCGATGCCATGGCAGTTGCATTATTAGAAGCTCGCGGGTTTACAGCTGATGACTTCGCGCTATCTCACCCAGGTGGTAGTTTAGGCAAGCGTTTATTACTTACTTTAAAAGATGTTATGCACAGCGGCGCAAATACACCTATTATTAGCGTTTCACAAACAGTTAAAGACGCCCTCATTGAAATGTCTGCTAAAGGTTTAGGTATGACAGCCATTGTTGATGAAAATCAGCAGCTCGTGGGATTATTTACCGATGGCGATTTGCGTCGTATTTTAGAGCAAAGAATTGATATTCATACAACACAAATAGATGTTGTTATGACTAAGTCATGTACTACGGCTACACAAGATATTTTAGCCGCTGAAGCGCTTAACATTATGGAACACAAACGTATAAATGGCTTAATCGTCGTCAATGAGAAAAACCAACCTATTGGCGCATTAAACATGCAAGACCTATTAAAAGCAGGAGTATTATAA
- a CDS encoding calcium/sodium antiporter, producing the protein MVTSFVILILGFAALVWSADRFVYGAAALAKNFGVPTLIVGLTVVAMGSSAPEMMVSASAALANKTDTAVGNAVGSNITNILLVLGITALFRPLSVSSSTLKREMPLVMLVSLVTWYVFSDNYFSFNEGVALLVGFIVFIGGLIIVSMRAKNQDDPFVSEACDDVPNDVPTKKAVFWLVVGMILLPVSSHFLIGSAVDIAKYFGLSDLVIGLTIIAIGTSLPELAASVAGVLKNEDDLALGNIVGSNIFNILAVLPLAGIINPSAIDPSLVSRDVLIMIGATLALIIMSLNFRGTQRINRVEGGLLLIAFLGYQGYIFSQVG; encoded by the coding sequence ATGGTTACCTCGTTTGTTATTTTAATTCTTGGTTTTGCAGCTCTTGTTTGGAGTGCAGACAGGTTTGTTTATGGCGCTGCGGCTCTTGCTAAAAACTTTGGTGTACCTACACTTATTGTTGGTCTAACCGTGGTAGCTATGGGCTCTTCAGCACCCGAAATGATGGTTTCTGCCTCTGCCGCTCTGGCTAATAAAACCGACACAGCGGTTGGCAATGCTGTTGGCTCTAATATTACAAACATTTTACTTGTGTTAGGTATCACTGCTCTATTTCGCCCTCTTTCAGTTTCATCTAGTACGTTAAAACGTGAAATGCCATTAGTGATGCTCGTATCTTTAGTTACTTGGTATGTGTTCTCAGATAACTACTTTTCATTTAATGAAGGTGTTGCACTTTTGGTTGGCTTTATCGTATTCATCGGTGGGTTAATTATTGTATCTATGCGTGCGAAAAACCAAGATGATCCATTTGTCTCAGAAGCCTGCGACGACGTACCTAACGATGTACCTACGAAAAAAGCGGTATTTTGGTTAGTTGTCGGCATGATACTCCTACCTGTTAGCTCTCATTTTTTAATAGGTTCGGCTGTCGATATTGCTAAATACTTCGGCTTAAGCGACCTAGTCATTGGCTTAACAATTATTGCCATCGGTACTAGTTTGCCTGAACTTGCCGCTTCGGTTGCAGGTGTACTTAAAAATGAAGATGATTTAGCACTAGGTAATATTGTTGGCTCAAACATATTTAATATTCTAGCGGTATTACCACTTGCCGGTATTATTAACCCTTCTGCCATTGACCCATCATTAGTAAGCCGAGACGTATTAATTATGATTGGCGCAACACTTGCTCTTATTATTATGTCATTGAACTTTAGAGGCACCCAACGTATCAATAGAGTAGAAGGCGGCTTATTGCTAATAGCGTTTTTGGGTTACCAAGGGTATATTTTTAGTCAAGTAGGGTAA
- a CDS encoding ATP-binding cassette domain-containing protein — MESDLSQSIVEVKDVSFSRGNRTIYKNMSFSVPKGKITAIMGPSGIGKTTMLRLIGGQLKPDSGDILFEGGSIPKMSRKELYEARTKMSMLFQSGALFTDMSVFDNIAFPIREHTKLSEDLIRLVVLMKLQAVGLRGAKDLMPSELSGGMARRAALARAIALDPELIMYDEPFAGQDPISMGVLVKLIKSLNEVLGLSSLIVTHDVTEVMSIADHVIIIADQGVIGCGTPDEMRNHESPLVQQFLKGLSDGPVPFHFPAQAYADELLGEKA; from the coding sequence ATGGAGAGCGACTTGTCGCAATCAATAGTAGAAGTCAAGGATGTTAGCTTTTCGAGAGGCAATAGAACTATATATAAAAATATGAGTTTTAGCGTTCCTAAAGGTAAAATTACTGCGATCATGGGGCCAAGCGGAATTGGCAAAACCACTATGTTGCGTTTAATTGGTGGTCAGCTTAAACCAGATTCAGGTGATATTTTATTTGAAGGTGGCAGCATTCCTAAAATGTCTCGTAAAGAGTTATACGAAGCACGTACTAAAATGAGCATGCTTTTTCAAAGTGGTGCGCTGTTTACTGATATGTCGGTATTTGACAATATTGCGTTTCCTATAAGAGAGCACACAAAGCTAAGTGAAGACCTTATCCGATTAGTTGTATTAATGAAATTGCAAGCGGTTGGGCTACGTGGCGCTAAAGATTTAATGCCCTCTGAGTTATCGGGCGGTATGGCAAGACGTGCTGCACTTGCGCGCGCTATAGCACTTGATCCAGAGCTAATCATGTACGATGAACCATTTGCAGGACAAGATCCTATTTCGATGGGCGTATTGGTTAAGCTAATTAAGTCGCTTAACGAAGTATTGGGTTTATCGTCTTTAATTGTTACACACGATGTGACAGAGGTAATGAGTATTGCCGATCACGTTATAATTATCGCCGATCAAGGTGTAATTGGTTGTGGTACTCCTGATGAAATGCGCAATCATGAATCTCCTTTAGTTCAACAGTTTTTAAAAGGCTTGTCGGATGGTCCAGTACCATTTCATTTTCCGGCTCAAGCTTATGCAGATGAACTGCTTGGAGAAAAAGCATAA